One part of the Verrucomicrobiia bacterium genome encodes these proteins:
- a CDS encoding protein kinase, with protein sequence MNHSTMPSPQEREAALFALTAEKPVAERPAFLDAVCGQDSALRQRLEALLAAHEQPATALDAPTVPARPTLKLDLPEPPDEAVGQTLGRYKLLERVGEGGCGVVYVAEQTEPVRRLVALKVIKLGMDTKQVVARFEAERQALAMMDHPNIAKVLDAGTTDVGRPYFVMELVRGIPITHYCDQANLSTKERLDLFIKVCQAIQHAHQKGIIHRDIKPSNILVTLHDGVPVPKVIDFGIAKATEGRLTDNTVYTQLHQFIGTPAYMSPEQAEMSGLDIDTRSDIYSLGVLLYELLAGSTPFDAKELMSQGIDVMRKTIREKEPQRPSTRLATLGADQLTTTARRRSADTAKLLHQLKGDLDWIVMKCLEKDRTRRYESASGLAADLKRHLENEPVVARPPSQLYRFQKAYRRNRLAFTAAACVLVSLVGALVFIGMAAQREGRAHMHESIQRNLAEQRRQEAEAARTLAENAQAKEAGERQRAEASERATRELLYSANMGLAQTAWEEGDIGRLQGLLAQTRDDPQRGFEWFYWARQLHRDSLTFREHRGVPRRPEFSPDGQWIASSGDDLRLKIWSATDGQVRHDVKLDQLLSGLAFSPDGGRLATATQRPWKLQLWDALTGQILREIKVDTTNAVRNLAWSPEGSRIIGVDTRAVWLWDASTNQELRRITNYHGEAVLTWFSPEGRPQIAVRDETGYQLQDVATGEALARFDAPGAVSETISRDLSRFAASADNGVISLFEVRTGRELRQWRGSEGPTWLLRLSPDGKYLATTEGNGTIRLRDTDSGEELGTLKGHSRQIFGLAFSPDGQRLVSASGDETIRVWDWPGLMEPASLFARHPRLQVFLSSDGSRAVVVTNRTPGFRGWVFGLPNRRNPDQPFDVEARVVDTRTGQTQAVLPGLTGGVVQFTPDGRRVAGVSTNLSRAQVWDALTGRVLVTLDAGTNLIADFRLSPDGRQIVTVERHPSQLLPDVVKLWDSITGKIRFSLKEVPTPAIPLAFSADSRRLLTGAPFDPFAVVWNTMTGQEESRIEATALSGVVFGAFSPDGERVIMASFLDAMMRVRSMRSPGAGTDAGFVLHSRIVGPNPAFSPDGHRILSETEDKAKLWDAATGREMLTLKTPPYARCQFTPDGQAVISARPDGTLLRWDIATPAQVAAWEAEEDVGTLRKMAATARNSTSSLLRSRRYTELETTSREMLKSLQTRSGAEPAEYVEFTLRLATALLSHAVEADAKGEKDRAETLKVEAGELLRGIANERLDAYLRTDPGYEMGDFLGQAGHWSQTEAFVRRISETVPTNSIPWKLRATLLARMGNEPEFAKVRDNLLELLPGLTNTAHLAWGIRAVALRPLDASTAATVERLANRKLELDQDEYSESWLPLAQALARYRNRDFAGALTSVQKAAAATDHASFETTLHAVTALVRYQLGQRQEASAALNDGAALLKENWFSPERGALEGDGWWIDWLSAHILLQEARELIEGQRTNPEALKP encoded by the coding sequence ATGAACCATTCCACTATGCCATCGCCCCAGGAACGTGAGGCCGCCTTGTTCGCGCTGACCGCCGAGAAGCCCGTCGCCGAACGCCCGGCCTTTCTGGACGCGGTCTGCGGCCAGGACTCCGCCTTGCGCCAGCGCCTCGAAGCGCTGCTCGCCGCGCACGAGCAGCCAGCCACCGCGCTGGATGCGCCGACGGTACCCGCCCGCCCCACCCTCAAGCTCGACCTTCCCGAACCGCCCGACGAAGCCGTCGGCCAGACCCTTGGGCGATACAAACTCTTGGAGCGCGTCGGCGAAGGCGGGTGCGGCGTGGTGTATGTCGCCGAGCAGACCGAGCCGGTGCGGCGGCTCGTGGCGCTGAAGGTCATCAAGCTGGGCATGGACACCAAGCAGGTGGTGGCGCGGTTTGAGGCCGAGCGGCAGGCGTTGGCAATGATGGATCATCCCAACATCGCCAAGGTGCTGGATGCGGGGACGACCGACGTAGGTCGCCCCTATTTCGTCATGGAACTGGTGCGCGGCATCCCCATCACCCACTACTGCGACCAGGCCAACCTGAGCACCAAGGAGCGCCTCGACCTGTTCATCAAGGTCTGCCAGGCGATTCAGCACGCGCACCAGAAGGGGATCATCCACCGGGACATCAAGCCGTCGAACATCCTGGTGACGCTACATGACGGCGTGCCGGTGCCCAAGGTGATCGACTTCGGCATCGCCAAGGCGACGGAAGGCCGGCTGACGGACAACACGGTTTACACGCAGTTGCACCAGTTCATCGGCACGCCGGCTTACATGAGTCCGGAGCAGGCGGAGATGAGCGGGTTGGACATTGATACGCGCTCGGACATCTACAGCCTGGGCGTATTGCTCTACGAACTGCTGGCCGGCAGCACGCCGTTCGATGCGAAGGAATTGATGTCGCAAGGCATTGATGTGATGCGGAAGACGATCCGGGAGAAGGAACCGCAACGACCCAGCACGCGCCTCGCAACTCTCGGAGCCGATCAACTCACCACCACGGCCAGACGCCGCTCCGCTGACACCGCGAAGCTGCTCCATCAGCTCAAGGGCGACCTCGATTGGATCGTGATGAAGTGCCTGGAGAAGGACCGCACCCGGCGCTACGAGTCGGCTAGTGGCTTGGCAGCGGATCTCAAACGTCACTTGGAAAACGAACCGGTGGTCGCGCGTCCGCCCAGCCAGCTTTACCGCTTTCAGAAAGCCTACCGGCGCAACCGGCTGGCCTTCACGGCGGCGGCCTGCGTGCTGGTGTCACTGGTCGGCGCCCTGGTGTTCATCGGGATGGCGGCACAACGCGAGGGCCGGGCGCACATGCATGAGTCCATCCAGCGAAACCTGGCGGAGCAGCGGCGACAGGAAGCCGAAGCCGCGCGGACACTTGCCGAAAACGCCCAGGCCAAGGAGGCGGGCGAACGCCAGCGCGCGGAAGCCAGCGAGCGGGCCACGCGCGAACTGCTCTACTCCGCCAACATGGGTCTGGCCCAGACGGCCTGGGAAGAAGGCGACATCGGAAGATTGCAGGGTTTGCTCGCGCAGACCCGTGACGATCCCCAGCGAGGATTCGAGTGGTTCTACTGGGCACGCCAGCTTCATCGCGACTCGCTGACCTTTCGCGAACACCGGGGAGTTCCTCGCAGGCCGGAATTTTCGCCCGACGGACAATGGATCGCCAGCAGTGGCGACGACTTACGCTTGAAGATCTGGAGCGCCACGGATGGCCAGGTGCGGCACGATGTGAAGCTCGACCAGTTGTTGTCCGGCCTGGCTTTCTCTCCGGACGGAGGCCGCCTCGCCACCGCAACCCAGCGGCCGTGGAAGCTGCAACTGTGGGACGCGCTCACCGGTCAGATCCTCCGCGAGATCAAGGTGGACACCACCAACGCAGTGCGGAATCTGGCCTGGTCGCCGGAGGGTTCGCGCATCATCGGCGTGGACACCCGTGCGGTGTGGCTCTGGGACGCTTCCACCAACCAGGAATTGCGTCGCATTACCAACTATCACGGTGAGGCCGTCCTGACCTGGTTCTCGCCCGAAGGCCGGCCTCAGATCGCGGTGCGAGACGAAACCGGTTACCAGCTTCAGGACGTTGCCACGGGGGAGGCGTTGGCGCGGTTCGATGCGCCCGGCGCGGTCAGCGAAACGATCTCCCGCGACCTGAGCCGTTTCGCCGCGTCGGCCGACAATGGCGTCATCAGCCTGTTCGAGGTCCGCACGGGGCGTGAGTTGCGCCAGTGGCGCGGCAGCGAAGGGCCGACGTGGCTGTTGCGACTGTCCCCCGACGGCAAGTATCTCGCCACCACGGAAGGGAACGGGACCATCCGGCTCCGTGATACCGACTCCGGCGAGGAACTCGGCACGTTGAAAGGCCATAGCCGGCAAATCTTCGGACTGGCCTTCTCGCCCGACGGCCAAAGGCTGGTGTCCGCGAGCGGCGACGAAACGATCCGGGTTTGGGATTGGCCTGGTTTGATGGAGCCGGCTTCGTTGTTTGCAAGGCATCCTCGTTTGCAGGTTTTCTTGAGCAGCGATGGCTCCCGGGCGGTCGTCGTGACCAATCGCACACCGGGGTTCAGGGGCTGGGTCTTTGGCCTTCCCAACCGTCGCAACCCGGATCAGCCGTTTGACGTGGAAGCTCGCGTCGTGGACACCCGCACGGGGCAGACGCAAGCGGTGCTGCCGGGACTGACCGGCGGGGTCGTGCAGTTCACGCCGGATGGGCGGCGCGTGGCCGGCGTCAGCACCAACCTGTCACGTGCGCAGGTGTGGGATGCGCTGACGGGTCGTGTATTGGTCACCTTAGATGCAGGGACCAACCTGATCGCCGACTTCAGGCTTTCGCCGGATGGCCGGCAAATCGTCACCGTCGAACGGCACCCCTCCCAGCTGCTGCCCGATGTGGTGAAGCTCTGGGACTCCATCACTGGGAAGATCCGATTTTCCCTCAAAGAAGTTCCAACACCTGCCATTCCGCTGGCCTTCTCCGCCGACAGCCGAAGGCTCCTGACCGGTGCCCCCTTTGATCCGTTCGCCGTCGTCTGGAACACCATGACCGGACAGGAGGAATCTCGAATCGAGGCCACGGCCCTTTCAGGAGTCGTTTTCGGTGCGTTCTCGCCCGACGGAGAGCGTGTCATCATGGCCAGCTTCCTGGACGCGATGATGCGGGTCCGGTCCATGCGATCGCCGGGAGCCGGGACGGATGCCGGATTCGTGCTTCACAGCCGGATCGTCGGTCCAAATCCGGCATTTTCTCCTGATGGTCACCGCATTCTGTCGGAAACCGAAGATAAGGCGAAGCTTTGGGATGCCGCCACCGGTCGCGAGATGCTGACCTTGAAGACTCCGCCGTATGCGCGTTGCCAGTTCACCCCCGATGGCCAGGCGGTCATCAGTGCGCGCCCCGATGGCACCCTCCTCCGGTGGGACATCGCCACGCCGGCCCAGGTCGCCGCGTGGGAGGCGGAGGAGGACGTCGGAACCCTCCGGAAAATGGCCGCCACGGCACGCAACTCCACCAGTTCGCTGCTGCGTTCACGCCGTTACACGGAACTGGAGACGACCAGTCGCGAGATGTTGAAGTCGCTACAGACGCGCTCTGGAGCGGAACCAGCGGAGTATGTCGAATTCACACTACGACTCGCCACCGCCCTGCTTTCACATGCTGTTGAAGCTGACGCCAAAGGCGAAAAGGACCGGGCGGAAACTCTCAAGGTGGAAGCCGGGGAGCTATTGCGCGGTATCGCCAACGAGCGGCTCGACGCTTACCTGCGGACTGATCCCGGATATGAAATGGGAGATTTCCTGGGGCAGGCGGGACACTGGTCGCAAACCGAAGCGTTCGTGAGGCGAATTAGTGAAACCGTGCCGACCAACAGCATCCCGTGGAAACTTCGCGCCACGTTGCTGGCCAGGATGGGAAACGAACCGGAATTCGCGAAAGTGCGTGACAACCTGCTCGAACTGCTCCCCGGACTGACCAACACAGCTCACCTGGCCTGGGGAATCAGAGCCGTGGCGCTCCGACCGCTTGATGCGTCCACAGCGGCGACCGTCGAGCGCCTGGCGAACCGGAAGCTCGAGCTGGACCAGGACGAATACTCTGAATCCTGGCTTCCTCTCGCCCAGGCTTTGGCGCGCTATCGGAACAGAGATTTTGCCGGCGCGCTGACGTCCGTTCAAAAGGCCGCGGCCGCTACCGATCATGCGAGCTTCGAGACGACGCTGCACGCGGTGACAGCGTTGGTCCGCTATCAGCTTGGCCAGCGCCAGGAAGCCAGCGCCGCACTCAACGACGGCGCAGCGCTGCTGAAAGAGAACTGGTTTTCACCCGAGCGGGGGGCGTTGGAAGGCGACGGGTGGTGGATCGACTGGCTCTCCGCCCACATTCTGCTCCAGGAAGCCAGGGAGCTGATCGAGGGACAGCGCACGAATCCTGAGGCACTGAAACCATGA